The nucleotide window GATACTCCGGGCGTTACGCGAGGAGCCGCGACGCCCGGCGGCGCTGACCGACGCGGTCGACGCGACGCGAACGACCGTCCAGCGGATCCTCGCGGGATTCCGCGAGCGCGACTGGGTGGTGAAACGCGACGCCGCCTACCGGGTGACGCCGACCGGAGCGCGCGTCCACGACGCCTACGAGGCGCTGCTGACGGAGGTCGAACGCGGGGAGCGCTACGGGCGGTTCGCCGCGGCCGTCGAGCGCGTCGGCGTGGACTTCCCGCCCGCGGGAATCCCCGACAGCGACCTCTCCGTCGCGTCCGACCGGAACCCGCTTGCGGCCGTCGACCGGCTCACGGAACTGCTCCGCGAGAGTCACGGTGCCGACATCCGGGCGGTCTCTCCGGTCGTCATCCAGCAGTTCAACGACGCCGCCGCCGCGGCGCTGGACGACGGCGCGAGCGTCGAACTGATCATCGACCGCGACGTGGTCGACACCTCGGTCGCGGAGTTCGGACCGGCGACCGACCGCGCGTTGGACGACGACGACGCCGAGGTGTACGTGAGCGCGGAGCCGGTCGAGTACGGGCTCTTCCGGTACAGCGAGGTCGCCTGCGTGACCGCGTACGACGAGCGGAACAACCCGCGGTGCGTACTCGAATCGACCGACGAGACGGTCGTCGGCTGGGTCGACGACGCGTTCGCGTCGCTCCGAGACGACGCGACGCGCCTCTCCTCGGTGGTCGAGCGCGCCTGAGAGGGACGAGCCGGCCGCTACGCGTCGTCGCTCGCGGTCTCGTCGCCCGTCGCGTCGTCCGTGGCGGAACCGTCCGGGTCGAAGTTCGCGGGGACGACCGTCGGATGGTCGATGGCGATGGAAGGCGTTGTGGCGCTCATGGGTACAGTCGGTGGTAGACGACCGATACCCTAAAAATTACCCATAGGCATAACGTATCCGCCCGCCGGCTCGGGATGCGCTTCGGTTATTCTGCGTTTCCGCCCGCGACCTGGAACGTCTCGAAGGTCTCACCCGCCGGCGTCACCAGCCGCCCGTCCAAGCTCCCCGCCTCGTCGTCCGATGGGGTGAGTTCCGCGTGCGCCGGGCGGTTGCCGCGCGGCTGCGCGTGGCTTCCCGGATTCAGTATCGGTAGCCCGCCGGAGTCGTCGAACCGGGGGCGATGGCTGTGGCCGCAGATCACGGCGTCCGCGTCGCGGCCCCGACCGAGCATGACGAGGCCCGTGTCGCCGCTGCGGTGTCGGTGCGTGACCGCGAAGCGGACCCCGGCGTACTCGACGGTCCGCACCTCGGGGACGCGGTCGCGGATCGCCGCGTCGTCGTTGTTGCCGTAGACGGCCCGGAGGCTGCCGGCGGCCGACTGAAAGGCGTCGAACACCGGTTCTCGGTAGAAGTCGCCCGCGTGGATCACGAGGTCGGCCTCGCGGACCGCCTCCGCGGTCCGACCCTGAAGCTTCGACTCCTCGCGGGCGTGCGTGTCAGAGACGACGACGAGCATAGCGACGGTCGACGCCGACGGGATTTAACTACTACCCGTTGCGGTGGCGCGCGCCTCCGAGCGCCTTTTTAAAGGCGCGAGGAGCGCCGCGCGATGGAGTCGGTCGCCGAAGCGAAGCGACGGCGACCGACGAGGCTGGGTAGGTGTGAGGTGCGGGGCGGTGCTGTGCGAGGTGGGACTCGAAGGGGCAGCCGCGA belongs to Halorubrum sp. DM2 and includes:
- a CDS encoding transcriptional regulator encodes the protein MTAEEGHDGAQYLAGSPVRVAILRALREEPRRPAALTDAVDATRTTVQRILAGFRERDWVVKRDAAYRVTPTGARVHDAYEALLTEVERGERYGRFAAAVERVGVDFPPAGIPDSDLSVASDRNPLAAVDRLTELLRESHGADIRAVSPVVIQQFNDAAAAALDDGASVELIIDRDVVDTSVAEFGPATDRALDDDDAEVYVSAEPVEYGLFRYSEVACVTAYDERNNPRCVLESTDETVVGWVDDAFASLRDDATRLSSVVERA
- a CDS encoding metallophosphoesterase, with amino-acid sequence MLVVVSDTHAREESKLQGRTAEAVREADLVIHAGDFYREPVFDAFQSAAGSLRAVYGNNDDAAIRDRVPEVRTVEYAGVRFAVTHRHRSGDTGLVMLGRGRDADAVICGHSHRPRFDDSGGLPILNPGSHAQPRGNRPAHAELTPSDDEAGSLDGRLVTPAGETFETFQVAGGNAE